The following DNA comes from Macaca thibetana thibetana isolate TM-01 chromosome 14, ASM2454274v1, whole genome shotgun sequence.
aggcagatggatcacctgaggtgaggagttcaaaaccagcctgaccaacatggtgagaccccatctctactaaaaatacaaaaattagccaggtgtggtggcaggtgcctgtagtcccagctactcaggaggctgacgcaggagaatagcttgagcctgggaggtggaggttgcagtgagccaagactgcaccactgcactccagcctgagtgacagtgagactctgtctcaaaaaaaaaaaaaaaagaaaaagaaaaaaaaaaattagccaggtgtgttggcacatgcctgtaaatcccagctactcaggaggctgagacaggagaattgcttgaacctgggaggcagaggttgcagtgagctgagactgcaccactgcactctagcctgggagacagagcaagactcagcctcaaaaaaacaaaaacaaaaacaacagcatttTGTGAGGCAAGTACTATTATTCCCATCGTACAAGGAAGAAGTGGAAACTGGAGAAATGAAGAGACGTGCCCAAGATCCCAGAACCAGCAAGTGGGAAAGTGGGACCCAGTCCCCAGTGGCCCtccctgccccgccccacccTGGCCAACTTACCCGGTCGGTGGCGCCTTCATCTCGGTCCTCAGGCCCTGCCTCGGGGTTGGGCTCAGCGTGGAGGTCCCAGCGGTCCAGCTGTACCACGTTCCCCTCCTCCACGTGGGAGAGGATCTTGGACACAGGCTCATCTGTGTAGCCctgggggaggaggcagggactgAGCCCTCTGTGACTGGAGAGGCCCCGGCTGCACCCCCCTCCTACGGGTGCTTACCCCACCCCAGTTGAGGGTTCGGGCCAAGTCGTTGCCAGTACCCAGGGGCAGGATGGCAACAGGGGGCGGCGGCTTCAGGCGTAGCTGGTCCAGGGTGGAGAGGATCCAGCCcacctgggggagggagagcaggggCAGGTCAGGCCCACAGGGATCCCGGCTTCAGGCCCAGCCCTGGTGCTCGGCTGGCCCATGCAGGGAGCTCACCGTGCCGTCGCCCCCGCACGCCAGGATCCGCAGGTTGTGCACTTTGCGGTacatctccagcctgggctcGTGGGAAGATGGCAGTGGGGTCAGGGGATGTGTGCTGTACCCCAGGAGTGAGGCAAGTTTCCCCCCACGTCCCCCACAAAACCTTGGCAAGTACTTACGCCTCCCTGGGCCCTCCCTGGCTCAGGTCGAAGACTTGTCGGGGATTGAGATACCAGAGGAAGGACTGGATGATCTTCGCACCCTGGATGGGGCGGGAGCCGAGAGACAGGCAGGCAGTGGCGGGGCGAAGTGGGAGAAGCACAGGGAGGGGGTGTGACTGTGGGAACCAGGGCCAATAAGGGGTGAGGGGTGGAGAAAGGACAGGATTTTCTCAGGATCCCTGGGAAAGAGGGATTGGGGCAGAAGCCAGAACGGGCTCTGGGAATAGCTGCTGGCAGACAGGCGGGACCCCAATCCCCACCCGAGCCCTCAGCTGAGAGGCAAGGCCACGTTTACCTGGTTGCCCCCACTCTTGGGGTTCACAAACACCAGCAGGGGCTTCATGAGCGGGGAGGGGGTGGGTCTGATGATGAAGGGTCTCCAGCGGCCCTCCTGGGAGACAAGGCGAGAGCCTGTAAGCTCCTTCCTGTCCACGACACCCTACCATCATCCTTAGCAGGCCCCCTGGGTGACTCTGTCCCCCCTTGTGTACCCTCATGTACCACCTCTGGGCCAGATCTTACCAGGCCACAGAGCAGAAACTGGCATCTAATCCTGCCTTCCTCAGAGGCCCCAGAGCCCACACGGACCCCTGCCAGCTGGCAGCATTAGCCGGGGGCGGAAGGTCTGTACCCTGAGCCACAGACCCCTCTCTCCGGCCCCCCTGCAGCCTCTGTCCAGCCTGGGACTGACCTCAGGCCCTTTCTTGCTGGACTTCCTCTTGAAGGATgccctcttcttcttcttgcttGCTTTCAGGGTATTCTGCAAGGGAAGCAGGGGCGTTGGTGACAAGGTGGGCAGGCTGGGGTGGCTGGCAGACCCCAAGTACGTGGGGGGCATCAAGGGTGCAGGAAGTACTCACCTGGGGCCTCCGTGCACGGAGGATCCAGGTGGGCGGGATGACCACGGCTGCGTGGACCCCCAGGGAGCACGGCTCCTCAATCTGCTGCAGCATGAAGCAGGAGACCTTGCTGTGGTACTGAGAGTGAGGGGTAGGGCTCAGCGGGACCGTGTTCGGACTCGGGGACCCAAACCCAGCAGTGCAGGGCGTGGCCCTGGGGGCGGGGGCACCACTCACTGCCTGCTTGCACCATGAGCAGCTGATGGCCACAATCTCCTTGCTGTGGAAGGTGAACTTCTGCTGGAATCCCTGAGGGTAGACAGGACGGATGGGCACCAAGGCAGGCCTGGAGCAGCAGACCCAGTCCCTCTCCTGCTGCCAACCTCTATCCACccagagacagggcctcgctatgtttccgggctggtctcaaactcccaggcttaagcaatctgcctcagcctcccaagtaactgggaacaacaggcatgtgccaccatgcccagctctgaacgcattttttgtttttgttttaagatggagtttcgctcgttgcccaggctggagtgcagtggcgtgatctcagctcactgtgacctccaccttccaggttcaagcggttcaagcgattcgcttGTCCCAGCCTTctgggtggctgggattacaggcgcccaccactatgcccagctaattttttgtatttttagtagagatggggtttcaccacgttggcaaggctggtcttgaatctccatcacctcaggtgatcctcctgcctcagcctcccaaagtgctgggattacaggcatgagccaccatgcccagtctgaacacatttttttaaaataaaataaaaaaaatacacacacacacacacacacacacacatatatatatatatatatatatatatatatatatatatatatatataagcctGAAGAGCAGGGCTGCTTAGCCAGGGCCCCCTGACTCCCTGAAGTTACCTGCACAGCACCGTGTGCATACTGCAGGCTAACTCCTGCCTCACTCGGATTTTCCCTCCTTCCTACCCCCAAGGCCTGACCAGGCCCCCATGTGCTCTTAAAGAAATTTACTGCTGCTTCCGAGTACCTATCACATTCATTCCCTGTTCATCCCACAGGCTGTTATGAAAGGCCTGTAGTGGGCCAGGCGCTGAGAATCAGTGAAGTGAGCCTCTCCATCTTTGAGAGCCTGCACTTACTGAGGGAGGCGGGCAAGAAGCAAACAAGTAAGTGAACCAAACAACTGTGGACTGTGTTAGGCGGTCGCCTGGAAAGCCTGGCTTCAAGCCACACTGTCCTCAGGAGGGTGGGAAACCGCTGCCCAgcttggtgcctggcacacaagtATCCACGGAGTCACCGAATGAGTAAGTCTATATGATTCTCCAAAGGGCCACTTGCAGCTTCAAAGCAGGCCAGGCGTGCCACGTCGGAAGAAAACTTTCCTCCCTGCTCTCCTGCTAAGCCCAGAGACCAAGAGCAGGCCAGGGTGTTTGGGGACTGAAGGCACTGCAGCCAGACTGAGTCAGCCCTGGACTCTGCACGCCAGGGTGCGGTCAGTGATGGGCAGGCCACATTGGCCACACAGCCTGGGCTCAGGCCCACGGGTGCAGGTGGCGATTTCCTCGGGCAGGGCCTCTCACCTTCCCACAGTGCCGACACTTGCCGTCCTGGCGTCGTCTGTGTACCCAGTGGTGCCGTACAAAGGTTGGCTGGGGGAGAAGTGGAGAAATTTCACCAGGTGAGGGGTAGGCAGGGGCACAGCCCTGAGGACGGCCCACATGGCTCAATACATCGAAGGTGGGGGCTGCAGGAAGCTCTCTGCAGTCCTGCACATGAGTGGAGGAGGGGCTGAAGACTCTCTTCATGGCCCAGGGGAGGCTCAGAGTCAGAGGAGAGCCGGAGAAGGCTGGGAAGCACCAAGAGGCACAAGCTGTCCCACCCCCTCTGTAGGCAGCGCTAGTTAGGCCTCCGCATGGCAGAACTCAGACCTCAGAGAGCACCAGCCTAGAGGGAGCCGAGCCCTCTGGTGGCACTCCGGAGGCACTGCACAGAGGCCCAGGCCAGAATCTTAGGGTGGCCCTGTCCCTGAGCACCCTACCCTGGACACTTACCTCGCGCACGTTCCTCGAGCCTGATTCACGGAAGGACGGCTTACAGCGGAAATTTATCTGTGAAACACAGCAGTGACCACCAAAATGTCAGAACCTCCCCTCGGGGTCAGGTATATGGTCACTTCCTCCAGGACAACCCAGAGTCATCCTCAAAAGGCGGGGATACCCTCATATCATCCCGAGAGTCCTTGAAACATGAGACACCTCCTGTGAGAAGccctcctgcctctctgcctcctcctcactAGCCAGAGGGATCTTTCCTTCTTCCACCCAGCACCCAGGATGAGGGGGAGGTTGGGAGCTTCGGGTTTGTCCCCCCAACTAACATGGGACCGTGGTTTGCTCAtcgttctctttttttttttgagacagtctcactgtgtcgcccaggctggagtgcagtggtgcaatcttggctcactgcaaccaacacctctcgagtagctgggattacaggtgtatgccaccaagcctggctactttttctaatttttagtagagatggggtttcaccatgttggccaggctggtctcgaactcctgacctcagggtgatccacctacctcggcctcccaaagtgctggcattacgggcgtgagccaccgcgctcggcagCATCCTTTTCTTCCTTGCCCTCTGGCACTCACGACCTGGGCACATGCAGCCAGCCTGGTTCTCGCATGCAGACTTGCACTGCCTGGCCCCTGGAGACCTTTAGCTAATCTGTGGAACCCTAGCTCGATTTCCACCTTAGATGATCAGTGTACAGTGCTTGGGGCtgcatttctatttcctttctcataACTGTCCCTACTTCAGCCTTATTAGAGGTATAAGGAAGTCTCACTTTACAATTCAGGGGCTGGGGAAAGCAGCCCGTGTGAGCCTGCCTAAGCTGTTCCTAGTCTTACAGTCTCTCTCGTATGCTGGCCTGGGTTTCTGCAGGCTGGGGAGCCCTGCCCCTCCACGCGAACCCTTCTGCCCCTGGCCTTGACCCGCCTGCCCAGTACTGCCTCCACTTCCCTCTAGAAGCACAGTGCCCAGACATGCCCCCAGATGCAAATGCACAGTGGACAATGGCCCTTGGGGAAAGGTCTCCACAGAGGCGGGATGTAGGAGATCCCCCCAGCCACAGCTGAGTTATGAAGCTTCAATGAAGCAAATCAATGGCCTCTTCTAAGCGCTAGTTTGGACATGGGAAATGGTACAAGGGCCACCATTCGTCAGTTCATTCCATTGAGTGATATTCAACGAACCCACTAGGTGCCAGGTTTGTTCCAGGCAGTGGGGATACAGCAGCTAATCAGTGAGAAGCCAGGATTCGAACGCAGTTATTTGGCTCCAGGGTCCTTGACTCTTCACCCCCGAGGGCTGGGTCGCTCCTGGCAGGCCATGTTTGTAtaatgtgtgggtgtgtgcgtgtgctgAAAGGGCCTCAGCACCCAAAGGGCAGGGGCGGGCAAAGCTGAGCTACCCACCCACCTTCTCCAGCTGCTCGATGCAGGGCGTGTGCACCACAATCTTGCAGGCTGCGCACTTTCTTCGAGACACTGACTTCTGCTGCAGGACAGGAAAGAGAGGGCCCCTGAGGCACCAGGTAAGTCTATCTCGGAGGCTGCCTGCCTCAGCACAGCTGCCCTCTGTGTGCACTGGGAAGCCCCAGTCCTGGCGTCCAGACAAAGCCCCTGCACCCCTCACCATCCTGGGGCGACCCACAGCAGGGGTGCTAGGGAGCGGGCTTGATCCCACCTTCCCGGAAAAAAGGCAGCGGCTGTTGGCTCCACCAGCAGGGGGCAGCATGCCCCAGCAAGCACTCACCAGCATCCTGGCTACACAGTACTGCTCCCCAACGTAGCAGAAGTCCCCAGACACGTTGGTCTCGAACCAGATGTGCTCCCCATATGTCGCTGACTCCTAGCCATGGGATGGGCTTGCTCAGCGCATGCTGGCCGCCCAGCCCTCCCTCCCATCAGCCCCTGCCCACCCGCCCTCTCCCAAGACAAACCCGCTCCAGCGCCCTGATCAACCCTGCTCTGTTCCGTCTGCCCCACTGTCCCAACCCTTCCAGGCTTGGCTCTCCCAGCTGCCTGGAGTGCCTCCACCCTCCAACTGCACCTTGGCCAAGAGCCCAGTGGGGCTGGGACCCAGGGGTGTTCAGGCACTCACGCTCCAGTCCACTGTGCTCCGGATCTGCCGCTCTGACTCGCTGCACGGGGCCCCAGGGGTGGGCGGAGGCGGGGCCAGGTGCTGGAGGCCCGACTTGGTGATGGCTTTCCTACAGAGGAGAAGACAGCTGAGGAGGGGGCTGAGCACTTGCTGACCCTACTTCTTCCCACCTCCTGGGGCCTCTGCCCTCTCCATGACCTTGGCAAcagggagggcagaggagccTCCCAGCAGCCCCAGAGACTAAGAGGCTCCCTGCAGGAGACATGGCCTTTTGGGGTACGCTGGCTTCAGAGCACTGCCCAGAGTGTTCCCAACTGGGAACACTTGGGAAGAGCTTCAAGGCCCTTGCCCAGGCCAGACCCACAGGAAGTCACACCACTCGCCCTGCTGGCCACAGCTATACCTACGCGAGCAGGGCGCTCCAGGCCTGGGGTCCCGCCGCCTTGCGCCGTAGGGCTACCTGGCGCCTGCGGGACAGTGGGCGCACACGGGTGGGCAGCACGGTGCTGGCGGTGGTGCCTGAGGCTCTTCGGCCCCCAGGGCCAGGGTGCTGGCCTGAGGGCCGCCGCTGGCTGAGGCGCCGATAGTAGCCGTGCAGGCCCCAGAGAGCGTGGTCATACACAGCATCCGCAGGGAGCAGGTGGGAGGAGGCTCGGCGCAGGTAGCGGGGCAGGGAAGACAGCGGCCTGGCGCCCTGGGGTGGGGATGGCCCTGGTGTCTTGGTGCCTGGCTGGACGGCGCTCCACGCCCCGGCTGCCACATCCTCCTGGACACCCTTCTCCTCCTCATTCATGCCCACAAGCCCGGTCAACAGCAGGGGTGCGCCAAGAAGCTGGGCCCCCACAATGGTAGGCTGTGGAGTGGGCACCTTATCCACGATGAAGCGGGGGTTGCAGGAAGGGGGCACAGTGCTGGAGCGCCGGCGGCTGGAACCCCGGGCCCTCACCCCGCAGCTCAGGAGGCAGCCCTGGAGCTGGGCGCTGGAGCGGCGCCGCTGTGCCAGTGAGGAGGAGGCCTGCCCAGCAGGGGAGCGACGCCGGGCCTTGCCCGTGGGCAGCCCCACACCGCTGGGCCGCCGCTGCCCCTCTCCAGGGCCTGGCACCTTCCACTGGAAATGTCTCCTAAAGAAAGTCTCCATGGCAGGCGGGTGGCTGTTGGGCACAGAGACCGGAGACATCAGGAGCTGGACCAGGCCATGGTCTGTCCTGCGTCTGGGAGCCCATTCACAGCCTCTGCCCCATGAGGAGGGAAGCAAGCCCCGAGGGAGGGaggggtcactgcagcctctgacctcCATGTGAGGGTCCCAAGGGTGCTCAGGGGAGCCCAAGTTTAGAGCTGTTGGGGCACTGATGCTCTCCCCCGTTGCACCCTAGGGAGCCCTGGAGTCGTAGGTAGGTGGGTGCTTCAGGCTACCCCTTCTTCCCCCATCCAGGCACCAGAATCCAGAGCCCTGGGCCTAAAGGCCTCCACCTGCCCCACCGGAAGctgatggaaaagaaaacaaaaagaaaatggggagTCGGTCTGTCTGGATGGACGGTGGGGCCCAGGGCAGGGCTTCCTACTCGCTGGGTCTTTGTTTTGCCACCAACATGGGGGAGCAGGTTAGGTGTCTCCCCCGGGACATGGCACAAACCAAGCTATAACAAAACGAGGCTCTCTGCAAAGGAACTCAGTCTTGACAGGACCCCCAGAGTCTCTTGGCCCCCAGCCTTGGAGTCAGGCTGAAGGTGACTCCTGGAAATGGAGAGGGTCTAATGTGTAGCTCAGGGGAGACTAGGTCTCAGGGAACTGCAGAGTCGATGTCTGGCTCACCCCGGGGAGGGGCTGCTCAGTCTTCCTTTACCCAGGGGACCGTGACAATAGGCTTGGGCCAAAAGCAAAGCCTTCTGGATTCTGGGTGTGTGCGTGCCTGTACGTCTGAGGCACTGATGATAAGAACTTTCTGGTGCTCACCTGCTCTGTCTCACCTTTCTGAAGGGACAAGAATGGATACCCCAGGGTGAAGCTGGGAAACCATTCTGACTCTGCTGCTGAGGGAGCCTGTGACTGGACCTTCTTCTGCGGCCCTGATGCTGGATGCTCAGATACTCACAATTTCAAATGCTGCAGGGAGGCAGGAGCTGTGGGCATCATCCTAGCTCCCACCTGGACCTGGTCTCCCCGGACCCATCCTGAACTCATGCTCTGCTCCCTCTGCCAGCTCACCTCCGCCCTGCCTACCCTTCTTCACAGCCAGCATCGAGCTCCTGTGCCCTCACCTCTCCTAACATTAGGGGAAGGGCAGCCTGCCTGGCATGGATCAGGGTGGCAGTGCCGCCAGGTACCTGAGGCTACCTGTGCCCCACAGCAGGCGATCTCCTGGGCCCTGGTCCTTGTCCTGGTCCTGGGGAGAGACTGGTGGGGGATGCATCCTAGCCCCGGGCAGCCACAGAGGTCAAGGTCACAGCCCTGGGACAGTGCTGCCTGGGGCTGACAGAAGCCCTGTGGTCCCCTGAAGGCTGgcattagttaggcatggtgggtGATGCCCTGGAAGCACCATGGACAGGAGGGAGGACGAAGGCAGAGATGATGGGCTGGAGGAGTCAGGCCCAGGCCCACGTCTAGCACCTTCTCCTTCCATTCACCGCACTCTGATTTGCTACTGCCCTGCAGGTCTCGAGCagcttcaggccaggtgcaggggtGTTGAGGGAAGAGACGGACACGGTGGAGGTGCCTAGGGAAGCAGAGTTCTGCACGGCTCAGCTCTTGGTCTCTGCCTATTGGAGTCTGCAGCTGCCTCAGATGACAGGGAGGTCAGGGCAGTGCTCTTATGACCCCAAATGTGCCCCATTCAGAGCAGACCGCCTGGGCAGGAGGGAGCTGCAGGGGCAGGACGGCAGGCATGGGCAGAGAGTGCTGGGCCTCCCCCAAAATCACCAGTGTCACGGCTGACATTTACTGAGCccctatgtgtcaggcactgtgctaagccccTGGCAAACACTGAGATCATTTCATCAACCGTAACCCCAATGAACAGGTACTGCATCACACTGTTCCTGATGAGGAAGTTGACGCAGAGGTGGCCTGCCTAGGGTCCCCG
Coding sequences within:
- the DGKZ gene encoding diacylglycerol kinase zeta isoform X8, with protein sequence MEVRGCSDPSLPRGLLPSSWGRGCEWAPRRRTDHGLVQLLMSPVSVPNSHPPAMETFFRRHFQWKVPGPGEGQRRPSGVGLPTGKARRRSPAGQASSSLAQRRRSSAQLQGCLLSCGVRARGSSRRRSSTVPPSCNPRFIVDKVPTPQPTIVGAQLLGAPLLLTGLVGMNEEEKGVQEDVAAGAWSAVQPGTKTPGPSPPQGARPLSSLPRYLRRASSHLLPADAVYDHALWGLHGYYRRLSQRRPSGQHPGPGGRRASGTTASTVLPTRVRPLSRRRQVALRRKAAGPQAWSALLAKAITKSGLQHLAPPPPTPGAPCSESERQIRSTVDWSESATYGEHIWFETNVSGDFCYVGEQYCVARMLQKSVSRRKCAACKIVVHTPCIEQLEKINFRCKPSFRESGSRNVREPTFVRHHWVHRRRQDGKCRHCGKGFQQKFTFHSKEIVAISCSWCKQAYHSKVSCFMLQQIEEPCSLGVHAAVVIPPTWILRARRPQNTLKASKKKKRASFKRKSSKKGPEEGRWRPFIIRPTPSPLMKPLLVFVNPKSGGNQGAKIIQSFLWYLNPRQVFDLSQGGPREALEMYRKVHNLRILACGGDGTVGWILSTLDQLRLKPPPPVAILPLGTGNDLARTLNWGGGYTDEPVSKILSHVEEGNVVQLDRWDLHAEPNPEAGPEDRDEGATDRLPLDVFNNYFSLGFDAHVTLEFHESREANPEKFNSRFRNKMFYAGTAFSDFLMGSSKDLAKHIRVVCDGTDLTPKIQDLKPQCVVFLNIPRYCAGTMPWGHPGEHHDFEPQRHDDGYLEVIGFTMTSLAALQVGGHGERLTQCREVVLTTSKAIPVQVDGEPCKLAASRIRIALRNQATMVQKAKRRSAAPLHSDQQPVPEQLRIQVSRVSMHDYEALHYDKEQLKEASVPLGTVVVPGDSDLELCRAHIERLQQEPDGAGAKSPTCQKLSPKWCFLDATTASRFYRIDRAQEHLNYVTEIAQDEIYILDPELLGASARPDLPTPTSPLPTSPCSPTPRSLQGDAAPPEGEELIEAAKRNDFCKLQELHRAGGDLMHRDERSRTLLHHAVSTGSKDVVRYLLDHAPPEILDAVEENGETCLHQAAALGQRTICHYIVEAGASLMKTDQQGDTPRQRAEKAQDTELAAYLENRQHYQMIQREDQETAV
- the DGKZ gene encoding diacylglycerol kinase zeta isoform X9, whose protein sequence is MEVRGCSDPSLPRGLLPSSWGRGCEWAPRRRTDHGLVQLLMSPVSVPNSHPPAMETFFRRHFQWKVPGPGEGQRRPSGVGLPTGKARRRSPAGQASSSLAQRRRSSAQLQGCLLSCGVRARGSSRRRSSTVPPSCNPRFIVDKVPTPQPTIVGAQLLGAPLLLTGLVGMNEEEKGVQEDVAAGAWSAVQPGTKTPGPSPPQGARPLSSLPRYLRRASSHLLPADAVYDHALWGLHGYYRRLSQRRPSGQHPGPGGRRASGTTASTVLPTRVRPLSRRRQVALRRKAAGPQAWSALLAKAITKSGLQHLAPPPPTPGAPCSESERQIRSTVDWSESATYGEHIWFETNVSGDFCYVGEQYCVARMLKSVSRRKCAACKIVVHTPCIEQLEKINFRCKPSFRESGSRNVREPTFVRHHWVHRRRQDGKCRHCGKGFQQKFTFHSKEIVAISCSWCKQAYHSKVSCFMLQQIEEPCSLGVHAAVVIPPTWILRARRPQNTLKASKKKKRASFKRKSSKKGPEEGRWRPFIIRPTPSPLMKPLLVFVNPKSGGNQGAKIIQSFLWYLNPRQVFDLSQGGPREALEMYRKVHNLRILACGGDGTVGWILSTLDQLRLKPPPPVAILPLGTGNDLARTLNWGGGYTDEPVSKILSHVEEGNVVQLDRWDLHAEPNPEAGPEDRDEGATDRLPLDVFNNYFSLGFDAHVTLEFHESREANPEKFNSRFRNKMFYAGTAFSDFLMGSSKDLAKHIRVVCDGTDLTPKIQDLKPQCVVFLNIPRYCAGTMPWGHPGEHHDFEPQRHDDGYLEVIGFTMTSLAALQVGGHGERLTQCREVVLTTSKAIPVQVDGEPCKLAASRIRIALRNQATMVQKAKRRSAAPLHSDQQPVPEQLRIQVSRVSMHDYEALHYDKEQLKEASVPLGTVVVPGDSDLELCRAHIERLQQEPDGAGAKSPTCQKLSPKWCFLDATTASRFYRIDRAQEHLNYVTEIAQDEIYILDPELLGASARPDLPTPTSPLPTSPCSPTPRSLQGDAAPPEGEELIEAAKRNDFCKLQELHRAGGDLMHRDERSRTLLHHAVSTGSKDVVRYLLDHAPPEILDAVEENGETCLHQAAALGQRTICHYIVEAGASLMKTDQQGDTPRQRAEKAQDTELAAYLENRQHYQMIQREDQETAV